In one window of Stigmatopora argus isolate UIUO_Sarg chromosome 19, RoL_Sarg_1.0, whole genome shotgun sequence DNA:
- the rev3l gene encoding DNA polymerase zeta catalytic subunit isoform X2 yields the protein MFAVRIVTADYYLANPIKDLDACYSEFRESNVNKVPVVRIFGATPAGQKTCLHLHGVFPYIYIPYDGHGQEQEPYLRLVAFSIDRAINVAMGNPASDVQHIFKVVLVSGMPFYGYHAKEKHFMKIYLYNPQMVKRVCELLQSGAVMNKIYQPHEGHIPYLLQLFIDYNLYGMNLVNLAAVKFRPGKTREDLPATLDQQTPSSHSSNPWKSRCTSKLSDSTFGGTFARWEENAIPCSLFLDELARQSTCELEVDAVAVDVLNRLEVENQIGKNPGLQAIWEDEKQRRREKNKDSQIDTPHSQDREFVPSTESEQIFMKRFKEILKDAEFDVTQASAIGDAEDLSDLTIHSSLHLTPDEVQCTLASAVEVHRDSEPEFVCISGKTPEEAVVDEEAILCLLENSQNFLPPSQPSKHSSIIDNSQDCAMINLLAGLADECRTTGLHSSKSQSIPGTTNCNYNSDDEEARPELDKEEAALSMTMSQQWDSELQENSSLTRYGVKETEESSSDEHQESSDEDMGWSANNSLFANLSIPQLDGAADESSDSSLTDSGSRTQSSLIVTEKIIMKTNHFPGETIHLEPPSSAKIFLECNHPELSPVHVLDTEQPLDKQFQSKSFQDSSCECSTGLKVNKKILYIPPVKHPIPCKTASQSEVSAICVDKEDICPIYSYDKKASLALDRTEVESFQFNNSKVTKRTSLKNVETNCLSILQNHRAFSLCYSELRNCSTKTDFDLSQMERHSPLLRNISSVPTTLESGAFLNSQEGVMNNDGEKGDVGELKIRYEDYQENKTEKTIVAQQEEHYKFFPSVILSNCLSRKKNVCKKMPESCIKLEQTQNRRSRLKVNKKRLSGPKNTLNMDESSTSDSCVTIGCNSLSPNHPGIGDTEMLVCDGNSLKTESIFDESLRKAETFTKEEPEMEETSVKEEAEIEETSVKEEPELIPVVTSITPCISEETKNTPEDSLNRLHDLDTKVTCTKASSLPGSKYTLRTKRKMLYDSDGEYSCATRSKNPAKVKERLKGSNVRSGQELKRRKKEPPIIIKYIIINRFKGEKNMLVKMGKINAEEQRVTLTKDKLNQYDKLAPLKDFWPKVPESAAVEFPVTESKAKKQNKRKSKVNSLGKKTIDSVSKQVGLGGRVTLTRGCDKQQCLPLLPPPRPCYCELADDRNSDYNDVMFELGYLSDRAQSPTDSTPPRCWSPTDPVMNKSASASIYLKNMLSNPSISFAQEIPQTSTKGARNGRKANRSKKSRNTDTTTALTEPPDQKNLNVLQSSKALPRQRKAARTAEQKNPSKIMSRPGRTYKKKAVTKNISQLVLTDDNSSKLTNMEKNQDQTTFKPAFHSLQPKFEDGEISIMETNLNTLPHVQMKQQGCQTNVVKEELCTEELRISTPSLSQISSLENRRVTALVKTSHQPGLKQNLVPSLSQTPCSLSVLKKLYQKNQRGQTQVGDPDDSIVMSQSLSPEPKQAKSRKTSTTPRKPRAPKSNNPKNTKCGIRKRKTNHTQPCLSEMREGNVSNDCLLFQSDTDMDSCNLIENSLSSPELPHNYSFDINAIDQTHFSSPYSGSQFVLTDQILPVKFLSDASQEAIPAQTLVFEKKLDRLSGYGELKPDSDWHKVKPARPDLFDRSEHSASTSNHHLRFIGSNKLRNTDSDLSLGDVHTFSPFQDFHCEGKELLFSACEPVLPLPLSSACFISHEGSPSGELLEGIDVMTSTTPSSSPCSVSSLSQVRASQMLRGPGGGAHVLKPLMCPPSREEILSTLQNLEISEATFQEPFCSDPSDAPGKPMEVGGHKLAVGTRLVNELKEFSGGLSSEGLHLWKTAFSAMTHYANTPIPSVPVHGARTSKEQALTDLCSTSDKQVLLLPCKSAPTRECVQLWLEAKRQYEILQKGIRDAELLKHEGLNVHKESNQETTESAGLSCSSSNVYMPGKIVIGNERRGKRNLSFILSPTKNLGNQCDSIEASPISDEDCMQLEDDKRTEIYKITPPVSPELPSWQQPSSVLVPDELNQTKQSENSPEPLSPRLSFERVCGSRSPHVSHKEEMISPYNLQSTPFLKRHLRSTDNLEPVCSTPIFKDDPLAQRIQHKRGSPAEPLRRVLLNTQMKNHFAALNAPNRENSQIEGPSIANSYGFKVSMHNLQDAKAMHEVQHLTLMGMELHARTRRDLEADPEFDQVCALFYCLTSDVPLSNIDSRQLTGAIVVHKDSESCHQGQRGTTPLLVRSGVSGLQVKYTTDEKMLFHELVAIMRKFDPDILFGYEVQMHSWGYLLQRAAVLGVDLCQQLSRIPDDSRDNRFSAERDDYGANTMTEINIIGRIILNIWRVMKTEVTLNNYSFENVAFHVLHQRFPLYSPRTLSDWFDHNTDLYRWKMVDHYVSRVHGTMQLLQQHDIIGRTSELARLFGIQFFHVLTRGSQYRVESMMLRLAKPLNYIAVTPSIQQRAQQRAPQCLPLVMEPESRFYSNSVVVLDFQSLYPSIVIAYNYCYSTCLGHVNSLGTTDEFKFGCTSLRVPPELLYQLRNDITVSPNGIAFVKSSVRKGVLPNMLEQILNTRIMVKQSMKAYKQEKALMKLLDARQLGLKLIANVTFGYAAANYSGRMPCVELGDSIVHKARETLERAIKMVNDTKKWGARVVYGDTDSMFVLLKGATKEQAFKIGNEIAEAVTATNPKPVKLKFEKVYLPCVLQTKKRYVGFMYESLDQKEPVFDAKGIETVRRDNCPAVSKILERSIKLLFETRDISQVKVFVQRQCVKVLEGRASVQELTFAKEYRGGSSYRPGACVPALELTRRMMSYDRRLEPRVGERVPYVVVYGSPGLPLIQLVRRPAEVLQDPSLRLNATYYITKQILPPLGRIFQLIGVDVFSWYEELPRIQKASSFSGGEGAARKGTISQYFTTLHCPVCDQLTQLGVCARCRASPQRVAVTLHQNIRQLETDQEELLKICKNCTGCMDRHVPCVSLDCPVLYKLNRVSRQLSKAPYLRQLLDDF from the exons GTCAGAAGACATGTCTTCACCTTCATGGTGTCTTCCCATACATCTATATTCCTTATGATGGTCATGGACAGGAACAAGAACCATACCTGCGTCTGGTGGCCTTCAGCATCGACAGAGCAATCAATGTTGCGATGGGAAACCCTGCCTCTGATGTCCAGCACATCTTTAAGGTGGTGCTGGTTTCTGGCAT GCCTTTCTATGGCTACCATGCTAAGGAGAAACACTTTATGAAGATCTATTTGTACAATCCCCAGATGGTTAAAAG GGTTTGTGAGTTGTTGCAGAGTGGAGCAGTGATGAACAAGATTTACCAACCTCATGAAGGCCACATTCCATACCTACTTcagctcttcattgactacaatTTATATGGCATGAACCTGGTAAACCTTGCAGCGGTCAAGTTCCGTCCGGGCAAAACAAGAG AGGATTTGCCAGCTACCTTGGACCAGCAGACCCCGAGCAGCCATTCCAGCAATCCCTGGAAGAGTCGGTGCACATCCAAACTCAGTGACAGCACCTTTGGAGGTACCTTTGCCCGCTGGGAAGAGAATGCCATTCCCTG CTCCCTATTCCTGGATGAGCTGGCGAGGCAAAGCACCTGTGAACTAGAGGTTGATGCTGTTGCTGTAGATGTTCTCAACCGCCTCGAGGTTGAAA ATCAAATTGGAAAGAACCCTGGCCTACAAGCAATATGGGAGGATGAGAAGCAGcggaggagagaaaaaaacaaggacTCTCAGATTGATACCCCACACTCTCAAG ACCGTGAATTTGTGCCTTCAACTGAGAGTGAGCAAATTTTCATGAAAAGATTCAAGGAGATTTTGAAGGATGCAGAGTTTGATGT GACACAGGCCTCCGCTATTGGTGATGCAGAGGATTTAAGTGATCTCACCATCCATTCATCTCTTCATTTAACACCAGATGAAGTGCAGTGTACACTGGCTTCAGCTGTAGAGGTGCACAGGGACTCTGAGCCAG AATTTGTATGCATTAGTGGTAAAACCCCAGAAGAGGCTGTTGTGGATGAGGAGGCCATTTTGTGTCTACTGGAAAATAGTCAGAATTTCCTGCCACCCTCCCAGCCATCCAAACATTCATCCATAATAG ACAACAGCCAAGACTGTGCCATGATCAATCTTCTGGCAGGCTTGGCGGATGAGTGCAGGACTACTGGTTTGCACAGTTCAAAGTCCCAGTCAATTCCAGGTACCACTAACTGCAACTATAACAGTGACGATGAGGAGGCAAGGCCGGAGTTAGACAAGGAAGAAGCTGCTCTCAGTATGACAATGTCTCAACAATGGGACAGTGAGCTGCAAGAAAACTCATCTTTAACAAG ATATGGTGTTAAGGAGACAGAGGAGAGCTCCAGTGACGAGCATCAGGAATCCTCAGATGAAGATATGGGGTGGAGTGCAAACAATTCTTTATTTGCTAACTTGTCCATCCCTCAGCTTGATGGGGCAGCAGATGAGAGCAGTG ACTCATCTTTAACAGACAGTGGCTCCAGAACCCAGTCTTCCCTTATTGTCACAGAGAAGAttataatgaaaacaaatcatttcCCTGGAGAGACAATCCACCTGGAACCCCCATCCTCAGCAAAGATCTTTCTGGAGTGTAACCACCCAGAGCTCAGTCCAGTTCATGTTTTGGACACAGAGCAACCACTTGACAAACAATTTCAGTCCAAAAGCTTTCAGGACAGCAGTTGTGAATGTTCAACAGGTTTGAAGGttaataaaaaaatcctgtacattCCACCAGTCAAGCACCCTATTCCCTGCAAAACAGCCAGTCAGTCAGAGGTATCTGCCATCTGTGTGGACAAAGAGGATATCTGCCCAATATACAGCTATGACAAAAAAGCATCTTTAGCATTGGATAGGACTGAAGTGGAAAGTTTCCAATTCAACAACAGTAAGGTTACAAAAAGAACTAGTTTGAAGAATGTTGAGACAAACTGTTTGTCCATCCTTCAGAACCACAGGGCCTTTTCCCTCTGCTACTCAGAGCTGAGGAACTGTTCAACTAAGACAGACTTTGACCTGAGCCAGATGGAAAGACATAGCCCCCTCTTGAGGAATATTTCCTCAGTACCTACAACTCTTGAAAGTGGGGCATTTCTTAATTCTCAGGAGGGGGTGATGAATAATGATGGAGAAAAGGGAGATGTCGGTGAGCTCAAAATCAGGTATGAAGACTATCAGGAAAATAAGACGGAAAAGACAATTGTCGCACAACAAGAAGAACACTACAAATTTTTCCCAAGTGTAATTCTGTCCAACTGCCTAAGCAGGAAGAAAAAcgtttgcaaaaaaatgccaGAATCATGCATCAAGCTAGAACAAACTCAGAATCGTCGGTCAAGGCTAAAAGTAAATAAGAAAAGATTGTCAGgaccaaaaaatacattaaacatGGATGAAAGCTCTACCTCTGACAGCTGTGTTACCATTGGTTGCAACTCTCTATCTCCTAATCATCCAGGGATTGGGGACACAGAAATGCTGGTTTGTGATGGTAACTCCCTGAAGACAGAATCCATTTTCGATGAGTCACTCAGAAAGGCAGAGACATTCACAAAAGAAGAGCCAGAAATGGAAGAGACATCTGTCAAAGAAGAGGCAGAAATTGAAGAGACATCTGTCAAAGAAGAGCCAGAATTAATTCCAGTAGTAACTAGCATTACACCCTGTATTtcagaagaaacaaaaaatacaccTGAAGACAGTTTGAACCGCTTGCATGATTTAGACACTAAAGTAACATGTACAAAAGCCTCATCCCTGCCTGGTAGTAAATACACTCTGAGGACTAAACGGAAGATGCTGTATGACAGTGATGGAGAATATTCATGTGCCACAAGGTCGAAAAACCCAGCAAAAGTCAAGGAACGTCTTAAAGGCTCCAACGTCCGCAGTGGGCAGGAGCTAAAACGACGTAAGAAGGAACCCCCGATCATTATCAAGTACATTATCATCAACAGGTTCAAAGGAGAGAAAAACATGTTGGTGAAAATGGGCAAAATCAATGCAGAGGAGCAAAGGGTAACACTGACAAAAGACAAGTTGAATCAGTATGATAAACTAGCCCCACTAAAGGATTTCTGGCCTAAAGTGCCTGAGTCTGCTGCTGTTGAGTTTCCAGTCACTGAGTCAAaggctaaaaaacaaaacaaacggaAATCTAAAGTCAACTCTTTGGGTAAGAAAACTATTGATAGTGTCTCCAAACAAGTTGGACTTGGTGGAAGAGTCACACTTACTAGGGGTTGTGATAAACAACAATGTTTACCCTTGCTGCCACCTCCTCGACCATGCTACTGTGAGTTGGCAGATGACAGAAACAGTGACTATAATGATGTTATGTTTGAATTAGGCTATCTTTCTGATAGAGCTCAGAGCCCAACAGACTCAACCCCGCCTCGCTGTTGGTCGCCAACGGACCCTGTCATGAATAAGAGTGCTTCTGCTTCAATATACCTAAAAAACATGTTAAGTAACCCAAGTATTAGTTTTGCACAAGAAATTCCACAGACTTCAACCAAAGGTGCTCGAAATGGGCGTAAAGCAAACAGAAGTAAGAAATCAAGAAATACAGACACAACAACTGCTCTAACTGAACCTCCTGatcaaaaaaatctgaatgtaTTACAAAGCAGCAAAGCTCTCCCAAGACAAAGGAAAGCTGCGCGTACAGCTGAACAAAAAAACCCCTCTAAAATCATGTCTAGACCTGGCCGGACATACAAAAAGAAGGCAGTGACCAAAAATATTTCACAGCTAGTGTTGACAGATGATAATTCATCAAAGCTGACAAATATGGAAAAGAATCAAGACCAGACTACCTTTAAACCAGCATTTCATTCACTTCAACCAAAGTTTGAAGATGGCGAGATTTCTATCATGGAAACCAACTTAAACACGTTGCCACATGTTCAGATGAAACAGCAAGGTTGTCAGACTAATGTTGTAAAGGAAGAACTCTGTACAGAGGAGTTACGAATTTCAACACCTTCCCTGTCACAGATATCTTCACTGGAGAACAGAAGAGTCACTGCCTTGGTAAAAACCTCCCATCAGCCGGGCCTTAAGCAAAATCTTGTTCCCAGTCTTTCTCAGACACCATGTAGCTTGTCTGTTCTCAAGAAACTTTACCAAAAGAATCAGCGTGGCCAGACACAAGTGGGTGACCCTGACGATTCAATTGTTATgtctcagtcactcagtcctgAACCTAAACAAGCCAAATCCAGAAAAACCTCAACCACACCAAGGAAACCTAGGGCTCCCAAAtcaaacaaccccaaaaatacgaAATGCGggattagaaaaagaaaaacaaaccacaCTCAGCCTTGTTTGTCTGAAATGCGAGAGGGCAACGTATCAAATGACTGCTTACTTTTTCAATCTGACACAGACATGGACAGTTGCAATTTAATAGAAAACAGCTTATCATCCCCAGAGCTCCCACATAACTATTCCTTTGATATAAATGCCATTGATCAAACTCACTTCTCTAGCCCATACAGTGGCAGTCAGTTTGTCTTGACTGATCAAATTTTACCAGTCAAATTCTTGAGTGATGCTAGTCAAGAAGCTATCCCTGCTCAGACATTGGTCTTTGAGAAGAAATTAGATAGACTGTCAGGTTACGGAGAGCTGAAACCGGACTCTGACTGGCACAAGGTGAAGCCTGCCAGACCAGACCTTTTTGACAGATCCGAGCATAGCGCATCAACATCAAATCATCATCTCAGATTCATTGGCTCCAACAAATTACGGAATACAGATTCTGATTTGTCTTTGGGCGATGTTCATACATTCAGCCCCTTTCAAGACTTTCACTGTGAAGGAAAAGAACTGTTATTTTCAGCCTGTGAGCCAGTATTACCATTGCCTTTGAGCTCTGCTTGCTTTATCAGCCACGAGGGCTCGCCGTCAGGCGAGCTCCTGGAAGGCATTGATGTAATGACTTCCACTACGCCGAGCAGCTCTCCTTGCTCAGTTAGCTCACTCTCTCAGGTGAGAGCAAGCCAGATGCTTCGTGGACCAGGTGGGGGAGCCCACGTTTTGAAGCCCCTCATGTGCCCTCCAAGCAGGGAGGAGATCCTCAGCACTCTTCAGAATCTGGAGATATCTGAGGCCACCTTCCAGGAGCCCTTCTGCAGTGACCCTTCTGATGCTCCAGGAAAACCAAT GGAGGTTGGTGGCCATAAGCTCGCAGTGGGAACAAGActagtcaatgagttaaaggaGTTCAGTGGAGGATTGTCTTCAGAGGGATTGCATTTGTGGAAGACAGCCTTCTCAGCCATGACACATTATGCCAACACTCCTATACCATCTGTGCCAGTCCACGGAGCACGAACAAGTAAAGAGCAGGCTTTGACTGACCTGTGTTCGACCAGTGACAAGCAGGTactccttctgccctgcaaaAGTGCACCAACCCGAGAATGTGTGCAGCTGTGGTTAGAAGCCAAGAGACAGTATGAGATTTTGCAAAAAGGGATTAGAGACGCAGAGTTGCTAAAACATGAGGGGCTGAATGTACACAAGGAGAGTAACCAGGAGACTACCGAGTCAGCTGGTCTCAGTTGTTCCAGTTCAAACGTCTATATGCCTGGGAAAATTGTCATCGGAAATGAAAGGAGAGGAAAGCGCAATCTGTCATTTATATTGTCGCCCACAAAGAATCTAGGCAATCAATGTGACTCCATAGAAGCGAGTCCAATTTCAGATGAAGATTGTATGCAGCTTGAAGATGATAAAAGAACAGAGATTTATAAAATTACACCCCCGGTTTCCCCGGAGCTGCCTTCTTGGCAGCAGCCCAGCAGCGTCTTAGTCCCTGATGAGTTGAATCAAACGAAGCAAAGTGAAAACTCTCCTGAACCCCTATCACCTAGACTCTCCTTTGAAAGAGTTTGTGGAAGTCGTAGTCCCCATGTTAGTCACAAAGAAGAGATGATCAGTCCTTACAACCTTCAGAGCACACCCTTTTTAAAGAGACATCTTAGAagcacagacaatttggaaCCTGTGTGCAGCACACCCATATTTAAAG ACGACCCTCTTGCTCAGAGAATCCAGCATAAGCGGGGAAGCCCAGCAGAACCTCTGAGAAGAGTGTTACTTAACACACAGATGAAG AACCATTTTGCTGCTTTGAACGCTCCAAACAGAGAGAATTCTCAGATAGAAGGTCCTAGCATAGCCAACTCTTATGGGTTCAAAGTAAGCATGCATAACCTGCAAGATGCCAAAGCTATGCACGAG GTCCAGCACCTTACACTGATGGGAATGGAGCTTCATGCACGAACCCGACGAGACCTCGAAGCCGACCCTGAGTTTGACCAAGTATGTGCCTTATTCTACTGCTTGACTTCTGATGTTCCCTTATCGAATATAGACAGCCGCCAGTTGACAGGTGCCATTGTGGTGCATAAAGACAGCGAGAGTTGTCACCAAG GCCAGAGAGGAACCACGCCCCTGCTGGTCAGGTCTGGTGTTTCTGGCCTGCAGGTGAAGTACACAACAGATGAGAAGATGctgttccatgaattggttgccatCATGAGGAA GTTTGACCCGGATATTCTGTTTGGATATGAAGTACAGATGCACTCATGGGGTTACCTTCTCCAAAGAGCTGCAGTTCTTGGAGTAGATCTCTGCCAACAATTATCTCGCATACCAG ATGACTCAAGAGACAACCGCTTTTCAGCAGAAAGGGATGACTATGGAGCAAATACCATGACTGAGATCAACATTATTGGACGCATTATTCTCAACATCTGGCGGGTGATGAAAACAGAA GTGACACTGAACAACTACAGTTTTGAGAATGTGGCCTTTCACGTTCTCCACCAGCGCTTCCCATTGTACAGCCCGCGCACATTGTCTGACTGGTTTGATCACAACACTGACCTCTACAG GTGGAAAATGGTGGACCACTATGTGAGCCGGGTACACGGTACGATGCAGCTTCTACAGCAGCATGACATTATCGGCAGAACCAGTGAGCTAGCCAGACTGTTTGGCATCCAGTTCTTTCACGTTCTCACTCGAGGCTCACAg TACCGTGTCGAGTCCATGATGTTGCGCCTAGCCAAGCCACTCAACTACATCGCGGTAACTCCCAGCATCCAGCAGCGAGCTCAGCAGAGGGCACCTCAGTGTCTGCCGCTAGTGATGGAACCAGAGTCGCGCTTTTACAGCAATTCTGTTGTCGTCCTGGACTTCCAGTCACTCTATCCCTCCATCGTCATTGCATACAATTACTGCTACTCCACTTGCCTCGGACATGTGAATAGCCTGGGAAC gacagATGAGTTTAAGTTTGGCTGCACCTCCCTGCGGGTTCCCCCGGAGCTCCTCTACCAACTCCGAAATGATATCACCGTGTCACCTAATGGGATCGCTTTCGTCAAG TCCTCAGTGCGTAAAGGTGTCCTTCCCAATATGCTTGAGCAAATCCTCAACACGCGCATTATGGTGAAGCAGTCAATGAAAGCCTACAAGCAAGAAAAGGCCCTGATGAAGCTGCTGGATGCCCGTCAGCTTGGACTTAAGCTCATCGCTAACGTCACCTTTGGCTACGCAGCAGCCAACTACTCTGGACGCATGCCATGCGTGGAG CTTGGTGACAGCATTGTCCATAAAGCCAGAGAAACATTGGAGAGAGCCATCAAGATGGTCAATGACACTAAAAAATGGGGAGCTCGTGTCGTGTATGGAGACACTGACAG CATGTTCGTTTTGTTGAAAGGAGCCACCAAAGAGCAAGCCTTCAAGATTGGCAACGAGATTGCCGAGGCAGTGACCGCAACCAACCCAAAGCCAGTCAAGCTCAAATTTGAGAAG GTGTATCTGCCTTGCGTTCTTCAGACAAAAAAGCGTTATGTGGGTTTCATGTACGAAAGCCTCGACCAAAAGGAGCCTGTGTTTGATGCCAAAGGTATTGAGACGGTGCGCCGTGATAACTGCCCTGCTGTTTCCAAG ATTTTGGAACGCTCCATAAAGCTTCTTTTTGAGACACGGGACATCAGCCAGGTGAAGGTGTTTGTTCAGCGTCAGTGCGTGAAGGTCCTTGAAGGTAGGGCCAGCGTCCAGGAGCTCACTTTTGCGAAGGAATACAGAGGCGGGTCGTCTTACCGGCCCGGAGCCTGCGTCCCTGCGCTGGAGCTCACAAG GCGGATGATGTCGTACGACCGTCGCTTGGAGCCTCGCGTAGGTGAACGTGTGCCGTACGTGGTGGTGTACGGCTCACCAGGGTTGCCCCTCATCCAGCTGGTCCGTCGCCCCGCTGAAGTGTTGCAGGATCCCAGCCTCCGTCTCAACGCCACCTATTACATCACCAAGCAGATCCTGCCTCCGCTGGGCCGCATATTTCAGTTGATTGGCGTTGACGTGTTCAGCTGGTACGAGGAGCTTCCCAGG ATCCAGAAGGCATCCAGCTTCTCTGGCGGCGAGGGTGCGGCCAGGAAAGGTACCATTTCCCAGTACTTTACCACGCTCCATTGCCCCGTGTGTGACCAGCTCACCCAGCTGGGAGTGTGCGCGCGATGCCGCGCCTCACCCCAGCGTGTTGCCGTCACCCTCCACCAGAATATAAGGCAGCTGGAGACAGATCAGGAAGAGCTTCTCAAG ATCTGCAAGAACTGCACCGGCTGCATGGATCGCCACGTTCCATGTGTGTCCCTCGATTGTCCCGTCCTCTATAAGCTGAATCGAGTGAGCAGGCAGCTTTCCAAGGCACCGTACCTCCGACAGCTGCTCGACGACTTCTAA